A genomic segment from Garra rufa chromosome 5, GarRuf1.0, whole genome shotgun sequence encodes:
- the LOC141335526 gene encoding protein FAM98B isoform X2 yields the protein MERDTGAITLIKSLGYKSKECLKKCKCDELPCPLLTWLVSELRASCPDIPTRHIGGAVLVGELREVLKEMSCPQNALISEPLSPLLLFRVTEYLVSELVSAHVLTYKETHPEDTEQSCESKGKEQRKRESHNKDEHQEISPAQDDQINWKDVNKDLAELFQTLGLETSSQISDACAEVKLRMSSLPDGEVPEALLKFSLNSEQWERSALLSSMKPFTPFLESSVSIAKLLATREDESRIRPVKAGPSTAVHKVLMGSVPDRGGRPGEIEPPMPSFTGRREGGGSQQYRKRRREFSGKKKKNKQN from the exons ATGGAGAGAGATACTGGAGCAATCACTTTAATTAAATCTCTTGG GTATAAAAGCAAAGAGTGCCTGAAGAAATGTAAATGTGACGAATTACCTTGCCCTCTGCTCACCTGGTTGGTCTCAGAGCTAAGAGCAAGCTGTCCCGATATTCCAA CACGGCATATTGGTGGTGCAGTTCTGGTCGGGGAGCTGAGGGAAGTACTAAAGGAGATGTCCTGTCCACAAAATGCACTTATATCAGAACCCCTTAGCCCACTTCTGCTGTTCAGAGTGACCG AGTATTTGGTGTCGGAGTTGGTATCAGCACATGTGCTGACGTATAAAGAGACCCATCCAGAAGATACAGAACAGAGTTGTGAGTCAAAGGGCAAAGAGCAAAGAAAAAGGGAAAGTCATAATAAAGATGAGCATCAGGAAATCAGTCCAGCACAAGATGATCAAATTAATTGGAAAGACGTAAATAAAGATCTTGCAGAACTGTTTCAGACTCTTGGCTTAGAAACATCTTCTCAAATAAGTGATGCCTGTGCAGAG GTGAAGTTACGGATGTCATCACTTCCAGATGGTGAAGTGCCAGAAGCATTATTGAAATTCAGTCTGAACTCTGAGCAATGG GAACGCAGTGCTTTACTTTCTTCCATGAAACCCTTTACACCTTTTCTTGAGTCCTCCGTCTCCATTGCTAAGCTGTTGGCGACCAGAGAGGACGAGTCTCGCATTAGGCCAGTTAAAGCCGGACCTTCAACAGCTGTTCACAAG GTACTGATGGGCAGTGTGCCAGACAGAGGGGGACGTCCAGGAGAAATCGAGCCACCGATGCCCAGCTTCACCGGTCGCCGTGAAGGAGGAGGTAGTCAACAGTATAGAAAGAGAAGACGAGAATTTtcaggaaagaaaaagaaaaacaaacagaattag
- the LOC141335526 gene encoding protein FAM98B isoform X1 → MERDTGAITLIKSLGYKSKECLKKCKCDELPCPLLTWLVSELRASCPDIPTRHIGGAVLVGELREVLKEMSCPQNALISEPLSPLLLFRVTEYLVSELVSAHVLTYKETHPEDTEQSCESKGKEQRKRESHNKDEHQEISPAQDDQINWKDVNKDLAELFQTLGLETSSQISDACAEVKLRMSSLPDGEVPEALLKFSLNSEQWKKINDISKALCKDYECRRQMMIKRFLVTLQSFTWGERGEERSALLSSMKPFTPFLESSVSIAKLLATREDESRIRPVKAGPSTAVHKVLMGSVPDRGGRPGEIEPPMPSFTGRREGGGSQQYRKRRREFSGKKKKNKQN, encoded by the exons ATGGAGAGAGATACTGGAGCAATCACTTTAATTAAATCTCTTGG GTATAAAAGCAAAGAGTGCCTGAAGAAATGTAAATGTGACGAATTACCTTGCCCTCTGCTCACCTGGTTGGTCTCAGAGCTAAGAGCAAGCTGTCCCGATATTCCAA CACGGCATATTGGTGGTGCAGTTCTGGTCGGGGAGCTGAGGGAAGTACTAAAGGAGATGTCCTGTCCACAAAATGCACTTATATCAGAACCCCTTAGCCCACTTCTGCTGTTCAGAGTGACCG AGTATTTGGTGTCGGAGTTGGTATCAGCACATGTGCTGACGTATAAAGAGACCCATCCAGAAGATACAGAACAGAGTTGTGAGTCAAAGGGCAAAGAGCAAAGAAAAAGGGAAAGTCATAATAAAGATGAGCATCAGGAAATCAGTCCAGCACAAGATGATCAAATTAATTGGAAAGACGTAAATAAAGATCTTGCAGAACTGTTTCAGACTCTTGGCTTAGAAACATCTTCTCAAATAAGTGATGCCTGTGCAGAG GTGAAGTTACGGATGTCATCACTTCCAGATGGTGAAGTGCCAGAAGCATTATTGAAATTCAGTCTGAACTCTGAGCAATGG AAAAAGATTAATGATATCAGCAAAGCTCTCTGTAAGGATTATGAATGTCGGCGGCAAATGATGATCAAGCGTTTCCTTGTCACTCTACAATCCTTTACTTGGGGAGAGAGGGGAGAG GAACGCAGTGCTTTACTTTCTTCCATGAAACCCTTTACACCTTTTCTTGAGTCCTCCGTCTCCATTGCTAAGCTGTTGGCGACCAGAGAGGACGAGTCTCGCATTAGGCCAGTTAAAGCCGGACCTTCAACAGCTGTTCACAAG GTACTGATGGGCAGTGTGCCAGACAGAGGGGGACGTCCAGGAGAAATCGAGCCACCGATGCCCAGCTTCACCGGTCGCCGTGAAGGAGGAGGTAGTCAACAGTATAGAAAGAGAAGACGAGAATTTtcaggaaagaaaaagaaaaacaaacagaattag